A DNA window from Thermococcus sp. 4557 contains the following coding sequences:
- a CDS encoding respiratory chain complex I subunit 1 family protein, with protein MNVLYATLGFLGIYAYVSFASLLWGGIDRKLVARMQRRMGPPLLQPFYDFLKLVSKESIIPRDANKFFELAPVLALATSIALLAYTPLGFEPIFGTKGDVILFIYLLTLIGFLRVVGAVSSGSPYAQIGAQREMIILVSREGPMMLALFTILWRLSDLGVTKPFSMGTFYEHNVWELGTPMSVIGTVVLLLVFLAWLASEIEVGYFDIPEAETELAEGTMAEYSGRHLALFELANAIKAFVSASLVVAIFFPWGLSGYIGLTGLPAVAIDLLFHTLKVFAVLFVSMSLFRAVTGRLRINQAVSLFWTRMLPAAIVGALLLAIDTLGVVA; from the coding sequence ATGAACGTCCTCTACGCAACGCTCGGATTCCTGGGGATTTACGCTTACGTATCCTTCGCCTCACTGCTCTGGGGAGGCATAGACAGGAAACTGGTTGCGAGGATGCAGCGCAGGATGGGCCCCCCGCTGCTCCAGCCGTTCTACGACTTCCTGAAGCTGGTGAGCAAGGAGTCCATAATCCCGAGGGACGCCAACAAATTCTTCGAGCTGGCCCCCGTGCTGGCCCTCGCCACCTCCATCGCCCTGCTCGCCTACACCCCGCTCGGGTTTGAACCCATCTTCGGAACCAAGGGCGACGTGATACTCTTCATCTACCTGCTGACCCTAATCGGCTTCCTCAGGGTCGTCGGTGCCGTTAGCTCGGGCTCCCCCTACGCTCAGATAGGTGCCCAGAGGGAGATGATAATCCTCGTCTCCAGGGAGGGGCCGATGATGCTGGCCCTCTTCACCATACTCTGGCGCCTCAGCGACCTCGGCGTTACAAAGCCCTTCAGCATGGGCACCTTCTACGAGCACAACGTCTGGGAGCTCGGGACGCCGATGAGCGTAATAGGAACCGTGGTGCTCCTGCTCGTCTTCCTCGCCTGGCTCGCCAGCGAAATCGAGGTCGGCTACTTCGACATCCCCGAGGCCGAGACCGAGCTCGCCGAGGGAACGATGGCCGAGTACAGCGGAAGGCACCTGGCCCTCTTCGAGCTGGCCAACGCGATAAAGGCCTTCGTGAGCGCGAGCCTCGTCGTGGCGATATTCTTCCCGTGGGGACTCTCGGGCTACATCGGGCTCACGGGGCTTCCGGCGGTGGCCATAGACCTACTCTTCCACACCCTCAAGGTCTTCGCCGTGCTCTTCGTGAGCATGAGCCTTTTCAGGGCGGTGACGGGAAGGCTCAGGATAAACCAGGCGGTGAGCCTGTTCTGGACCAGGATGCTTCCGGCCGCGATAGTGGGAGCACTGCTGCTGGCAATAGACACCCTGGGGGTGGTGGCATGA
- a CDS encoding NADH-quinone oxidoreductase subunit C, with protein MSEPMSAEEVLKRLQEALGEALLSHEVREYTMGVRRKRTYQELWIDIDPKAFKRAVEVIFELGYPHLHFIAGGDDGGDSLRMVYSFGLFWAVPWGELSVTVRFNLPKDNLVLPTITDLMPGAETNEREIREMLGVEFEGLKKKRHLFLPDDWPEGKYPWRKDEYGVEDMVKHTHKSVNEIRRGE; from the coding sequence ATGAGCGAACCAATGAGTGCGGAAGAGGTCCTCAAGAGGCTCCAGGAGGCGCTCGGGGAGGCCCTGCTCTCCCACGAGGTCAGGGAGTACACGATGGGCGTCAGGAGGAAGAGAACGTACCAAGAGCTCTGGATAGATATAGACCCGAAGGCCTTCAAGAGAGCCGTCGAAGTTATCTTCGAGCTTGGCTACCCGCACCTGCACTTCATAGCCGGGGGGGATGACGGAGGCGACTCCCTGAGGATGGTCTACTCCTTCGGCCTGTTCTGGGCCGTTCCCTGGGGGGAGCTCAGCGTCACCGTGCGCTTCAACCTTCCGAAGGATAACCTGGTCCTGCCGACGATAACCGACCTGATGCCAGGGGCGGAGACCAACGAGCGCGAGATTAGGGAGATGCTCGGCGTTGAATTCGAGGGCCTGAAGAAGAAGAGGCACCTCTTCCTGCCCGACGACTGGCCGGAGGGCAAGTATCCATGGAGGAAGGACGAGTACGGCGTGGAGGACATGGTGAAACACACCCACAAGAGCGTGAACGAGATAAGGAGGGGTGAGTGA
- a CDS encoding cation:proton antiporter: MTVDGAFMWALILLLFSAMLTLIRLLAGPTIPDRAVALDSMTTTTAGAMVIYGVVTRQAVFIDVALVYAVLSYIATLYIARYLVKKRVGIACECEEGEAV, translated from the coding sequence ATGACGGTCGATGGGGCATTCATGTGGGCGCTGATACTGCTGCTGTTCTCAGCCATGCTGACGCTCATAAGGCTTCTTGCGGGGCCGACGATACCGGACAGGGCCGTCGCCCTGGACTCCATGACGACCACCACGGCGGGGGCCATGGTCATCTACGGCGTGGTGACCAGACAGGCGGTTTTCATAGATGTCGCGCTGGTTTACGCGGTTCTGAGCTACATCGCGACCCTCTACATAGCCCGCTACCTGGTCAAGAAGAGGGTTGGCATCGCATGCGAGTGCGAGGAGGGGGAGGCGGTATGA
- a CDS encoding hydrogenase subunit MbhD domain-containing protein, which yields MNFEELFWVLQAMVGLGLLIAAIAAVRFKNLVSAVIAMAVFSLILSLEFYILQAPDVAIAEAGVGACLTTAMYLLAIKKTTDEEVIE from the coding sequence ATGAACTTTGAAGAGCTCTTCTGGGTGCTTCAGGCCATGGTGGGGCTGGGGCTTCTGATAGCAGCCATAGCGGCGGTGAGGTTCAAGAACCTGGTCTCAGCTGTCATCGCGATGGCGGTGTTCAGCCTGATACTCTCGCTGGAGTTCTACATACTGCAGGCACCAGACGTCGCGATAGCGGAGGCGGGAGTTGGAGCGTGCCTCACGACGGCGATGTACCTGCTGGCGATCAAGAAAACCACCGACGAGGAGGTGATAGAATGA
- a CDS encoding respiratory chain complex I subunit 1 family protein: protein MTPETLLYALTFPILGVFLGLVYKGVDRRVSARLTSRIGPPIRQPFWDVGKLLLKETVVPKNAIAWIFNAMPIVSFAASMTLLLYIPFGVLKAPLEGYGDLVVILYLLTLQSLAMAIGGFASGSPFSSVGAQREMVLMMSYEMPLATVIVGFAVLYKSFSLTTIASTPVWGVAGPLAAMGVLLLFVALLVVTPAELAKLPFDIAEAETEICEGMLAEYSGRNLALFYLSDAVRGFAMAALEVVLFFPFTLTSIFNLNLTGTPYYVVEALWFLFKVMVIYLLAITLVRTSFARFRIEQASRIFWVYVNIIALVGLALVWLGV from the coding sequence ATGACCCCCGAAACGTTGCTGTACGCCCTCACGTTTCCCATACTGGGAGTTTTCCTCGGACTGGTCTACAAGGGTGTAGACAGGCGCGTCTCGGCCAGGCTGACCTCCAGGATAGGGCCGCCCATAAGGCAGCCGTTCTGGGACGTTGGCAAGCTGCTCCTGAAGGAGACCGTCGTTCCCAAGAACGCAATAGCGTGGATATTCAACGCGATGCCCATAGTCTCATTCGCGGCCTCAATGACCCTGCTCCTGTACATACCCTTCGGAGTGCTCAAAGCTCCGCTCGAGGGCTACGGAGACCTCGTCGTCATCCTGTACCTGCTGACCCTCCAGTCGCTGGCAATGGCCATAGGCGGCTTTGCATCGGGAAGCCCGTTCTCCTCGGTGGGTGCGCAGAGGGAAATGGTGCTCATGATGAGCTACGAGATGCCGCTGGCGACGGTCATAGTCGGCTTCGCCGTGCTCTACAAGAGCTTCTCACTGACGACCATAGCTAGCACACCGGTGTGGGGCGTCGCGGGTCCGCTCGCGGCCATGGGCGTGCTGCTGCTCTTCGTGGCCCTGCTCGTCGTCACGCCGGCCGAGCTGGCGAAACTGCCCTTCGATATAGCGGAGGCCGAGACGGAGATATGTGAGGGTATGCTCGCGGAGTACAGCGGGAGGAACCTCGCACTGTTCTACCTCTCGGACGCGGTCAGGGGCTTCGCCATGGCGGCGCTGGAGGTGGTGCTGTTCTTCCCGTTCACGCTGACGAGCATCTTCAACCTGAACCTAACGGGAACGCCCTACTACGTCGTCGAAGCCCTGTGGTTCCTCTTCAAGGTCATGGTCATCTACCTGCTGGCGATAACCCTCGTCAGGACATCGTTCGCAAGGTTCAGGATAGAGCAGGCGTCGAGAATATTCTGGGTCTACGTCAACATAATCGCCCTCGTCGGGCTCGCGCTGGTATGGCTGGGGGTGTGA
- a CDS encoding 4Fe-4S binding protein, with amino-acid sequence MRVPPTLSAVLSNLFKKPATNPFPASDPVPTPEGFRGKLVYYPDKCVGCRLCVMVCPAGVIEYVPEVRKVTFWLGRCVFCQQCVDVCPVKALEMSDEFLLATDDKYNDNLRWFKEDEIEELKKKLEEQKKAKEAAKKGAESQKK; translated from the coding sequence ATGAGGGTTCCACCGACGCTCTCAGCCGTGCTGAGCAACCTGTTCAAGAAGCCGGCAACCAACCCATTCCCGGCCAGCGATCCGGTTCCGACTCCAGAGGGCTTCAGGGGCAAGCTCGTCTACTATCCCGACAAGTGCGTCGGCTGCAGGCTCTGCGTGATGGTCTGCCCGGCCGGGGTTATAGAGTACGTTCCGGAGGTCAGGAAGGTCACCTTCTGGCTCGGAAGATGCGTCTTCTGCCAGCAGTGCGTGGACGTCTGCCCCGTGAAGGCCCTGGAGATGAGCGATGAGTTCCTCCTGGCCACGGACGACAAGTACAACGACAACCTCCGCTGGTTCAAGGAGGATGAGATAGAGGAGCTCAAAAAGAAGCTGGAGGAGCAGAAGAAGGCCAAAGAGGCGGCAAAGAAAGGGGCCGAATCTCAGAAGAAGTAA
- a CDS encoding sodium:proton antiporter, translating into MNNVILVNLPFIVVALLLAVGFYTIGFKRNLIKVVIGIEILEGAVNLFLIALGYVKGAYAPIYTMAPKEAVNNMVLPTPQALTLTSIVIGVAVSALMLAFAVNIYEHYGTLDVTKVRRLKG; encoded by the coding sequence ATGAATAACGTGATTCTAGTCAACCTCCCGTTCATAGTCGTGGCGCTCCTGCTGGCGGTGGGGTTCTACACGATAGGCTTCAAGCGGAACCTCATCAAGGTCGTCATAGGCATTGAAATCCTCGAGGGAGCCGTCAACCTGTTCTTAATCGCCCTAGGCTACGTCAAAGGCGCCTACGCCCCGATATACACCATGGCACCGAAGGAGGCCGTCAACAACATGGTTCTGCCGACGCCCCAGGCACTCACTCTGACGAGCATCGTCATAGGCGTCGCGGTCTCTGCCCTGATGCTGGCCTTCGCCGTCAACATCTACGAGCACTACGGAACCCTTGACGTTACAAAGGTCAGGAGGCTGAAAGGATGA
- a CDS encoding nickel-dependent hydrogenase large subunit, whose product MNGKLEYWVKVPVGPIHPALEEPEKFIITLDGERIVNVDVKLGYNLRGLEWIAMRRNYIQILYLAERICGICSFSHNHTYSRAVEEMAGIEVPERAEYIRVITGELERIHSHLLNLGVVGHTIGYDTTLHLSWLARERVMDILEAIGGNRVNYSINTIGGVRRDLEEKHIRAILDMIKNYRNEVMPKIEEIFLYDPTVEARLRDAGVIPKRIAIEYSAQGPTARGSGVKKDVRYNEKLSVYPDLGVKPITPKEFTGVVKGDVFDRMVVRVGELWQSMELIERAIDQMPEGKIKAVPKDNTLLFQLKKAEGEGIGRYEAPRGELIHYVMGQKGKDVPAKWKMREPTFPNLFAIARALVGEQVADVPVAIASIDPCLSCTDRVAVVDANTGRKKVLTERDLLKLSIEKTRELNPNVKAKPEVVGVGCPRGGVL is encoded by the coding sequence ATGAACGGAAAGCTTGAGTACTGGGTCAAGGTTCCCGTGGGACCCATTCACCCCGCACTGGAGGAGCCCGAGAAATTCATCATCACGCTCGATGGAGAGAGGATAGTCAACGTTGACGTCAAGCTAGGCTACAACCTCAGGGGCCTCGAATGGATAGCCATGAGGAGGAACTACATCCAGATACTCTACCTCGCCGAGAGGATATGCGGAATCTGCTCCTTCTCCCACAACCACACCTACTCCAGGGCCGTTGAGGAGATGGCCGGCATAGAGGTGCCCGAGAGGGCCGAGTACATCCGCGTGATAACCGGCGAGCTGGAGAGGATCCACTCCCACCTGCTCAACCTCGGGGTCGTTGGGCACACCATAGGCTACGACACCACCCTCCACCTCAGCTGGCTCGCCCGCGAGCGCGTCATGGACATTCTGGAGGCCATCGGCGGCAACAGGGTCAACTACTCCATCAACACCATCGGCGGCGTGAGGAGGGACCTGGAGGAGAAGCACATCAGGGCCATACTCGACATGATAAAGAACTACAGGAACGAGGTCATGCCGAAGATAGAGGAGATATTCCTCTACGATCCGACGGTCGAGGCCAGGCTGAGGGACGCTGGAGTTATTCCAAAGAGAATCGCCATCGAGTACAGCGCCCAGGGACCGACCGCAAGGGGAAGCGGCGTGAAGAAGGACGTCCGCTACAACGAGAAGCTGAGCGTCTACCCCGACCTCGGCGTGAAGCCGATAACGCCCAAGGAGTTCACCGGCGTTGTCAAGGGGGACGTTTTCGACAGGATGGTGGTCCGCGTTGGAGAGCTCTGGCAGAGCATGGAGCTCATAGAGAGGGCCATAGACCAGATGCCGGAGGGCAAGATAAAGGCCGTTCCAAAGGACAACACCCTCCTGTTCCAGCTCAAGAAGGCTGAGGGAGAGGGGATAGGCAGGTACGAGGCGCCGCGCGGTGAGCTCATCCACTACGTCATGGGCCAGAAGGGCAAGGACGTTCCGGCGAAGTGGAAGATGCGCGAGCCCACCTTCCCGAACCTGTTCGCGATAGCCAGAGCGCTGGTCGGCGAGCAGGTGGCGGACGTTCCCGTCGCGATAGCCTCAATAGACCCGTGCCTGAGCTGTACCGACAGGGTCGCGGTGGTGGATGCCAACACCGGAAGGAAGAAGGTCCTCACCGAGAGGGACCTCCTTAAGCTCTCCATCGAGAAAACGAGGGAGCTGAACCCGAACGTTAAGGCAAAGCCCGAAGTTGTTGGAGTAGGCTGCCCGAGGGGTGGTGTCCTATGA
- a CDS encoding nickel-dependent hydrogenase large subunit → MAKTQYYVPVGPIHPALKEPIRVEAKVEGERIVDVDVKRGFAHRGIEYMGMKRNAIQTLYLSERICGICSISHPYAFVIGSEKALGIEAPPRAQYIRTIIAELERIHSHLLWLGVVAHEMGFDSLLFWTWKGREKVLDILELLTGNRINYSVFMIGGVRRDIKESQAKAVRDMINYYRIFTEEMKDVFLADPVYKARTRGVAQLSKDMAKKLNVCGPVARAAGLRMDVRQDTPYDAYADIGVRAVVPQDIVGEARGDAYDITLVRIYEIEQSLDIIEFCLDNMPEGKLMAIPNYVALLAKIRRSEGEGIGMHEAPRGEVVHYFKYGNKRDGPLVWKVVAPSYNNINTWGSLLLGAEVADIPIVVAYIDPCMCCNDRLAVVRDENGRLIDPATLHRKAVEKTRKLRAELGVRE, encoded by the coding sequence ATGGCGAAAACCCAGTACTACGTCCCGGTCGGCCCGATCCACCCGGCGCTGAAGGAGCCGATAAGGGTCGAGGCCAAGGTCGAGGGCGAGAGGATAGTCGATGTGGACGTCAAGAGGGGCTTCGCCCACAGGGGAATAGAGTACATGGGCATGAAGAGGAACGCCATACAGACCCTCTACCTCTCTGAGAGAATATGCGGAATCTGCTCGATATCGCACCCCTATGCCTTCGTCATAGGAAGCGAGAAGGCCCTGGGAATAGAGGCCCCGCCGAGGGCCCAGTACATAAGGACGATAATAGCCGAGCTGGAGAGGATTCACAGCCACCTGCTCTGGCTCGGTGTCGTGGCGCACGAGATGGGCTTCGACTCCCTCCTGTTCTGGACCTGGAAGGGCAGGGAAAAGGTCCTTGACATCCTCGAGCTCCTGACGGGGAACAGGATAAACTACTCCGTCTTCATGATAGGCGGCGTCAGGAGGGACATAAAGGAAAGCCAGGCGAAGGCCGTAAGGGACATGATAAACTACTACAGGATATTCACGGAGGAGATGAAGGACGTCTTCCTGGCGGACCCCGTCTACAAGGCCAGGACGCGGGGAGTGGCACAGCTCTCAAAAGACATGGCAAAGAAGCTCAACGTATGCGGGCCCGTTGCCAGGGCGGCCGGACTGAGAATGGACGTCAGGCAGGACACCCCGTACGACGCCTACGCCGACATCGGGGTCAGGGCGGTGGTTCCCCAGGACATAGTCGGCGAGGCCAGGGGCGATGCCTACGACATAACCCTCGTCAGGATATACGAGATAGAGCAGAGCCTCGACATAATCGAGTTCTGCCTGGATAACATGCCAGAGGGCAAGTTGATGGCCATTCCGAACTACGTGGCGCTTCTGGCAAAGATAAGGAGGAGCGAAGGGGAAGGAATCGGCATGCACGAGGCACCGCGCGGTGAGGTCGTCCACTACTTCAAGTACGGGAACAAGCGTGACGGCCCGCTCGTCTGGAAGGTGGTAGCACCGAGCTACAACAACATCAACACGTGGGGATCGCTCCTCCTTGGAGCCGAGGTGGCGGACATACCGATAGTCGTCGCATACATAGACCCGTGCATGTGCTGCAACGACAGGCTCGCGGTGGTAAGGGACGAGAACGGCAGGCTAATCGACCCAGCGACTCTCCACAGGAAGGCGGTTGAAAAAACAAGGAAGCTTAGAGCAGAGCTGGGGGTGAGAGAATGA
- a CDS encoding proton-conducting transporter membrane subunit translates to MIEHLPALMIAVPLFGAFVAPLLKKKGSAPAVWAMIITGVALGMALLLVREVLAQGMMVYVFGADKPTLVLPSGYRVPIRIIFEVDAIGAFMALSATLMSFIGALYSYSHVRNETGLEKYYALLLLLEVGILGMVLTGDLFNLFVFLEIAGIAGSALVGFRNYRGEASEAGIKYLIVSAVASLMVLFSIGLLYGEYGNLNIAYLSTQIGFNTVDIIALGILFTSFAMKCGSVPTHHWVPDAYTEVPSGINPTLLVATYASLYALFRVSFSLFGKVSSGMSSVGWIMCVLGVLTMFIGVTMALVQKDVKRLMSYHAISQTGYMLLGVGVGLAVLNDPAKLAAFGRDAMAGGIFHIINHIIYKSLLLMTAGALFYVTGTRNLNEMGGLARKMPYTTIAFIVGAAAISGIPPFNGFASKFLIYETSYQLSPIFAIFAMVTSVLTLASFVKVFASAFLGPPVEKYEEVKEVPRSMVVAMLILAALCLLFGLFPNVVLDKLVYPAVDALLKLGSYQTWGGIP, encoded by the coding sequence ATGATCGAGCACCTGCCCGCACTCATGATAGCCGTGCCCCTCTTCGGGGCGTTCGTGGCTCCCCTGCTCAAGAAGAAGGGCAGTGCCCCAGCTGTCTGGGCGATGATAATCACCGGCGTGGCGCTGGGAATGGCGCTCCTCCTCGTCAGGGAGGTGCTCGCCCAGGGGATGATGGTGTACGTCTTCGGAGCGGACAAGCCAACCCTCGTTCTGCCCTCAGGGTACAGGGTTCCGATAAGGATAATATTCGAGGTCGACGCGATAGGGGCCTTCATGGCGCTCTCCGCAACGCTCATGAGCTTCATCGGGGCGCTCTATTCGTACAGCCACGTGAGGAACGAGACGGGCCTTGAGAAGTACTACGCACTGCTCCTCCTCCTAGAGGTCGGAATCCTCGGCATGGTCCTGACGGGAGACCTGTTCAACCTCTTCGTGTTCCTGGAGATAGCCGGAATAGCCGGTTCAGCGCTGGTCGGCTTCAGAAACTACCGCGGTGAGGCAAGTGAGGCCGGAATCAAGTACCTCATAGTCAGCGCGGTCGCTTCGCTGATGGTGCTGTTCTCAATCGGCCTGCTCTACGGCGAGTACGGGAACCTCAACATAGCCTACCTGAGCACCCAGATAGGGTTCAACACCGTTGACATAATCGCCCTGGGAATACTCTTCACGTCCTTCGCGATGAAGTGCGGTTCCGTGCCGACCCACCACTGGGTTCCAGACGCGTACACGGAGGTCCCGTCCGGCATCAACCCCACGCTCCTGGTGGCGACCTACGCGAGCCTCTACGCCCTCTTCAGGGTGAGCTTCAGCCTCTTCGGAAAGGTTAGCTCAGGGATGAGCAGCGTCGGCTGGATAATGTGCGTCCTTGGAGTGCTCACCATGTTCATCGGCGTTACGATGGCCCTCGTCCAGAAGGACGTCAAGAGGCTCATGAGCTACCACGCGATTTCGCAGACCGGCTACATGCTCCTCGGCGTTGGCGTTGGCTTAGCCGTTCTCAACGACCCGGCAAAGCTGGCAGCCTTCGGAAGGGACGCGATGGCTGGAGGCATCTTCCACATCATCAACCACATCATCTACAAGAGCCTTCTCCTCATGACCGCCGGAGCGCTCTTCTACGTCACCGGAACGAGGAACCTCAACGAGATGGGCGGCTTGGCGAGGAAGATGCCCTACACCACGATAGCCTTCATAGTAGGTGCCGCGGCAATATCCGGAATACCGCCCTTCAACGGCTTCGCGAGCAAATTCCTCATCTACGAGACGTCCTACCAGCTGAGCCCGATATTCGCGATATTCGCAATGGTCACGAGCGTACTGACGCTGGCTTCGTTCGTCAAGGTCTTTGCCTCGGCCTTCCTCGGACCGCCGGTGGAGAAGTACGAGGAGGTAAAGGAGGTTCCAAGGAGCATGGTAGTGGCGATGCTCATCCTGGCGGCGCTGTGTCTGCTCTTTGGTCTGTTCCCGAACGTCGTGCTGGACAAGCTGGTCTACCCGGCGGTTGACGCGCTGCTGAAGCTGGGCAGCTACCAGACGTGGGGTGGTATACCATGA
- the mbhE gene encoding hydrogen gas-evolving membrane-bound hydrogenase subunit E: MRRALGLFAFIGFTLFLLVAVVSLRPFGEPVHTEMDSYFIGHAQEEASSNNVVTSIVFDYRGFDTLGEATVLFTAVAGVLMALRRREVKA, encoded by the coding sequence ATGAGGCGCGCATTAGGTCTCTTCGCGTTCATAGGCTTCACGCTGTTCCTCCTCGTGGCAGTGGTGAGCCTCAGGCCCTTCGGCGAGCCGGTTCACACAGAGATGGACTCCTACTTCATCGGGCACGCACAGGAGGAGGCATCGTCAAACAACGTCGTCACCAGCATAGTCTTCGACTACAGGGGTTTCGATACCCTCGGAGAGGCCACGGTACTGTTCACCGCCGTTGCGGGCGTGCTGATGGCCCTCAGAAGGAGGGAGGTGAAAGCATGA
- a CDS encoding Na+/H+ antiporter subunit E, whose product MGFAAPFLWSFIVYLLLTAGSGNVIAWSPGELIAGIVIAVIIGYATKDVMNEKVGYFFSPRRLLLLIIYAIGPFFLAMAKANIDVAYRVITGKIRPGIVRISPDLTRDESRTLLANSITLTPGTFTLEIDEEGNFYVHWINVPPGKEKPTPEELCGYLPKWARRIGE is encoded by the coding sequence ATGGGGTTTGCCGCACCGTTCCTGTGGTCCTTTATCGTCTATCTGCTCCTCACGGCGGGTTCAGGCAATGTCATCGCATGGAGCCCCGGGGAGCTGATTGCGGGGATTGTAATAGCCGTCATCATCGGCTACGCCACGAAGGACGTCATGAACGAAAAGGTGGGCTACTTCTTCAGCCCGAGGAGATTGTTACTCCTCATCATCTACGCGATAGGGCCGTTCTTCCTCGCCATGGCCAAGGCGAACATTGACGTAGCCTACCGCGTCATAACCGGCAAGATAAGGCCCGGGATAGTCAGGATATCCCCCGACCTGACCAGGGATGAGAGCAGAACCCTTCTGGCCAACTCGATAACACTGACCCCTGGAACCTTCACGCTGGAGATAGACGAGGAGGGCAACTTCTACGTTCACTGGATAAACGTACCGCCCGGAAAGGAGAAACCCACCCCGGAGGAGCTGTGCGGATACCTTCCAAAATGGGCAAGGAGGATTGGAGAATGA
- the mnhG gene encoding monovalent cation/H(+) antiporter subunit G — translation MIEWLIAALLAIGVFFNLLASVGILRFPDVYTRIHAATKCTTFGTIFIVLAAVTYSIYSYFWVERDPSWITIGIHSALVVIFLVLTNPVGAHAIGRAARKSGIRPHGAVIDELEGRL, via the coding sequence ATGATAGAGTGGCTGATAGCAGCACTCCTGGCCATCGGCGTGTTCTTCAACCTTCTGGCCAGCGTTGGCATCCTCCGCTTCCCCGACGTCTACACTAGGATACACGCGGCAACCAAGTGCACGACCTTCGGCACGATATTCATAGTCCTGGCCGCCGTCACGTACTCGATATACAGCTACTTCTGGGTGGAGAGGGACCCATCCTGGATAACCATAGGGATACACTCGGCCCTGGTGGTCATATTCCTCGTCCTCACCAACCCCGTTGGAGCCCACGCCATCGGAAGGGCCGCGAGGAAGTCAGGCATACGGCCCCACGGGGCGGTTATAGACGAGCTGGAGGGTCGCCTATGA
- a CDS encoding NADH-quinone oxidoreductase subunit B family protein, whose product MGKLTNFKRSLWVFHASGGSCNGCDIEIIAALTPRYDAERFGIKLVGSPRHADVLLVTGAIPRDFADKLRRIYEQMADPKAVVVVGNCGTSGGVFYDSYNIVGPIDEIIPVDVYVPGCPPRPEAIIDGVVKAWLKLEKLEKELEGKKE is encoded by the coding sequence ATGGGGAAGCTGACCAACTTTAAACGCTCCCTCTGGGTTTTCCATGCCTCCGGAGGGAGCTGTAACGGCTGTGATATCGAGATCATAGCCGCGTTAACACCGCGCTACGACGCGGAGCGCTTTGGAATCAAACTCGTCGGAAGCCCAAGGCACGCGGATGTCCTCCTCGTAACCGGGGCCATTCCAAGGGACTTCGCTGACAAGCTGAGGCGCATATACGAGCAGATGGCCGACCCGAAGGCGGTAGTGGTGGTTGGAAACTGCGGAACCAGCGGGGGAGTGTTCTACGACTCCTACAACATAGTCGGTCCGATAGACGAGATAATCCCGGTGGACGTCTACGTTCCCGGCTGCCCCCCGAGGCCCGAGGCGATAATAGACGGCGTTGTGAAGGCCTGGCTCAAGCTGGAGAAGCTGGAAAAGGAGCTGGAGGGGAAGAAAGAATGA
- a CDS encoding MnhB domain-containing protein, which yields MTTLIIKTTTRYLTALILTFGAYIILHGHLTPGGGFQGGAVFASGLALLIVACEDEVIRERFKKVPLSAFESIGALGFLGTAALGFMGYTFFKNVIANSGFPLFGDPTPIGINPGYLNTGGTLPYMNIFVGTKVLAGLTSIILVFYLLLGVRKDE from the coding sequence ATGACGACCCTCATCATCAAAACAACCACCCGGTACCTGACGGCGCTCATACTGACGTTCGGAGCCTACATCATCCTCCACGGCCACCTCACGCCGGGAGGCGGCTTCCAGGGAGGAGCCGTCTTCGCCAGCGGTCTGGCACTCCTCATAGTCGCGTGCGAGGACGAGGTGATAAGGGAGCGGTTCAAGAAGGTGCCCCTGAGCGCCTTTGAGAGCATCGGCGCCCTCGGCTTCCTTGGAACGGCTGCACTTGGGTTCATGGGGTACACATTCTTCAAGAACGTCATAGCCAACAGCGGGTTCCCTCTCTTCGGAGACCCGACCCCGATAGGGATAAACCCCGGCTACCTGAACACGGGCGGAACGTTGCCGTACATGAACATATTCGTCGGAACGAAGGTTTTGGCCGGATTAACCAGCATAATCCTGGTGTTCTACCTCCTCCTGGGGGTGAGGAAGGATGAATAA